Proteins from one Cicer arietinum cultivar CDC Frontier isolate Library 1 chromosome 3, Cicar.CDCFrontier_v2.0, whole genome shotgun sequence genomic window:
- the LOC101507996 gene encoding uncharacterized protein isoform X2: MAYKVEPFPYSSRRRDESEFNLREWTVKARISRESNNNNNSRRYSGSYIRSFREDTKSQRSNITISSTASSPGYPFKALQARASYNNWECLSPERFALNSKWNEAEKYICNPLSGEVPMECLSSKTLSGRPFRNSTNRITMSAPLVYSSRHIQTKPSNYIQQDVSLQFPIQEKKKEGMTRDVGTQSTPPPPYHSSSSPSPTSTPSIIERSKTRLVHSPNSNSKSKSEEEVEVKDNDSWGTREKNNEWRKKEENQVCKQVGCFSWMMKRKRHKERNKERRTSFSLKGC, encoded by the exons ATGGCCTACAAAGTTGAACCATTTCCCTATAGTTCAAGAAGAAGAGATGAATCAGAGTTCAATTTGAGAGAATGGACAGTGAAAGCAAGAATTAGTAGAGagagcaacaacaacaataattctAGAAGATATTCAGGTTCTTACATAAGAAGCTTTAGAGAAGACACAAAATCTCAAAGATCAAACATAACCATTTCTAGTACTGCTTCTTCACCTGGATACCCTTTTAAAG CATTACAAGCAAGGGCAAGCTATAACAATTGGGAATGCTTATCACCAGAAAGATTTGCTTTAAATTCAAAATGGAATGAAGcagaaaaatatatatgcaaTCCACTTTCAGGGGAAGTGCCAATGGAATGTTTATCTTCAAAAACTCTTAGTGGAAGACCTTTTAGAAACTCAACAAACAGAATCACAATGTCAGCACCTTTAGTTTATTCTTCAAGACATATTCAAACAAAGCCATCAAATTACATACAACAAGATGTTTCTCTTCAATTTCCTATTCAAG aaaagaagaaagaggGAATGACAAGAGATGTGGGGACACAAAGCACACCTCCTCCTCCTTATCATAGTTCAAGCAGTCCTAGCCCTACTTCAACTCCATCCATTATAGAGAGGTCAAAAACTAGACTTGTTCACTCACCTAATTCAAATTCTAAATCAAAATCTGAGGAAGAG GTTGAGGTGAAAGATAATGATTCATGGGGgacaagagaaaaaaataatgaatggagaaagaaagaagagaaCCAAGTTTGCAAACAAGTAGGGTGCTTTTCATGGATGATGAAAAGGAAAAGacataaagaaagaaataaagaaagaagaaCATCTTTTTCACTAAAGGGTTGCTAA
- the LOC101507996 gene encoding uncharacterized protein isoform X3, translated as MAYKVEPFPYSSRRRDESEFNLREWTVKARISRESNNNNNSRRYSGSYIRSFREDTKSQRSNITISSTASSPGYPFKDEIDPSTYSFTTALKGEVPMECLSSKTLSGRPFRNSTNRITMSAPLVYSSRHIQTKPSNYIQQDVSLQFPIQEKKKEGMTRDVGTQSTPPPPYHSSSSPSPTSTPSIIERSKTRLVHSPNSNSKSKSEEEVEVKDNDSWGTREKNNEWRKKEENQVCKQVGCFSWMMKRKRHKERNKERRTSFSLKGC; from the exons ATGGCCTACAAAGTTGAACCATTTCCCTATAGTTCAAGAAGAAGAGATGAATCAGAGTTCAATTTGAGAGAATGGACAGTGAAAGCAAGAATTAGTAGAGagagcaacaacaacaataattctAGAAGATATTCAGGTTCTTACATAAGAAGCTTTAGAGAAGACACAAAATCTCAAAGATCAAACATAACCATTTCTAGTACTGCTTCTTCACCTGGATACCCTTTTAAAG atgaAATTGACCCTTCAACATATTCTTTCACAACTGCTCTTAAAG GGGAAGTGCCAATGGAATGTTTATCTTCAAAAACTCTTAGTGGAAGACCTTTTAGAAACTCAACAAACAGAATCACAATGTCAGCACCTTTAGTTTATTCTTCAAGACATATTCAAACAAAGCCATCAAATTACATACAACAAGATGTTTCTCTTCAATTTCCTATTCAAG aaaagaagaaagaggGAATGACAAGAGATGTGGGGACACAAAGCACACCTCCTCCTCCTTATCATAGTTCAAGCAGTCCTAGCCCTACTTCAACTCCATCCATTATAGAGAGGTCAAAAACTAGACTTGTTCACTCACCTAATTCAAATTCTAAATCAAAATCTGAGGAAGAG GTTGAGGTGAAAGATAATGATTCATGGGGgacaagagaaaaaaataatgaatggagaaagaaagaagagaaCCAAGTTTGCAAACAAGTAGGGTGCTTTTCATGGATGATGAAAAGGAAAAGacataaagaaagaaataaagaaagaagaaCATCTTTTTCACTAAAGGGTTGCTAA
- the LOC101507996 gene encoding uncharacterized protein isoform X4: protein MAYKVEPFPYSSRRRDESEFNLREWTVKARISRESNNNNNSRRYSGSYIRSFREDTKSQRSNITISSTASSPGYPFKGEVPMECLSSKTLSGRPFRNSTNRITMSAPLVYSSRHIQTKPSNYIQQDVSLQFPIQEKKKEGMTRDVGTQSTPPPPYHSSSSPSPTSTPSIIERSKTRLVHSPNSNSKSKSEEEVEVKDNDSWGTREKNNEWRKKEENQVCKQVGCFSWMMKRKRHKERNKERRTSFSLKGC, encoded by the exons ATGGCCTACAAAGTTGAACCATTTCCCTATAGTTCAAGAAGAAGAGATGAATCAGAGTTCAATTTGAGAGAATGGACAGTGAAAGCAAGAATTAGTAGAGagagcaacaacaacaataattctAGAAGATATTCAGGTTCTTACATAAGAAGCTTTAGAGAAGACACAAAATCTCAAAGATCAAACATAACCATTTCTAGTACTGCTTCTTCACCTGGATACCCTTTTAAAG GGGAAGTGCCAATGGAATGTTTATCTTCAAAAACTCTTAGTGGAAGACCTTTTAGAAACTCAACAAACAGAATCACAATGTCAGCACCTTTAGTTTATTCTTCAAGACATATTCAAACAAAGCCATCAAATTACATACAACAAGATGTTTCTCTTCAATTTCCTATTCAAG aaaagaagaaagaggGAATGACAAGAGATGTGGGGACACAAAGCACACCTCCTCCTCCTTATCATAGTTCAAGCAGTCCTAGCCCTACTTCAACTCCATCCATTATAGAGAGGTCAAAAACTAGACTTGTTCACTCACCTAATTCAAATTCTAAATCAAAATCTGAGGAAGAG GTTGAGGTGAAAGATAATGATTCATGGGGgacaagagaaaaaaataatgaatggagaaagaaagaagagaaCCAAGTTTGCAAACAAGTAGGGTGCTTTTCATGGATGATGAAAAGGAAAAGacataaagaaagaaataaagaaagaagaaCATCTTTTTCACTAAAGGGTTGCTAA
- the LOC101507996 gene encoding uncharacterized protein isoform X1 has product MAYKVEPFPYSSRRRDESEFNLREWTVKARISRESNNNNNSRRYSGSYIRSFREDTKSQRSNITISSTASSPGYPFKDEIDPSTYSFTTALKALQARASYNNWECLSPERFALNSKWNEAEKYICNPLSGEVPMECLSSKTLSGRPFRNSTNRITMSAPLVYSSRHIQTKPSNYIQQDVSLQFPIQEKKKEGMTRDVGTQSTPPPPYHSSSSPSPTSTPSIIERSKTRLVHSPNSNSKSKSEEEVEVKDNDSWGTREKNNEWRKKEENQVCKQVGCFSWMMKRKRHKERNKERRTSFSLKGC; this is encoded by the exons ATGGCCTACAAAGTTGAACCATTTCCCTATAGTTCAAGAAGAAGAGATGAATCAGAGTTCAATTTGAGAGAATGGACAGTGAAAGCAAGAATTAGTAGAGagagcaacaacaacaataattctAGAAGATATTCAGGTTCTTACATAAGAAGCTTTAGAGAAGACACAAAATCTCAAAGATCAAACATAACCATTTCTAGTACTGCTTCTTCACCTGGATACCCTTTTAAAG atgaAATTGACCCTTCAACATATTCTTTCACAACTGCTCTTAAAG CATTACAAGCAAGGGCAAGCTATAACAATTGGGAATGCTTATCACCAGAAAGATTTGCTTTAAATTCAAAATGGAATGAAGcagaaaaatatatatgcaaTCCACTTTCAGGGGAAGTGCCAATGGAATGTTTATCTTCAAAAACTCTTAGTGGAAGACCTTTTAGAAACTCAACAAACAGAATCACAATGTCAGCACCTTTAGTTTATTCTTCAAGACATATTCAAACAAAGCCATCAAATTACATACAACAAGATGTTTCTCTTCAATTTCCTATTCAAG aaaagaagaaagaggGAATGACAAGAGATGTGGGGACACAAAGCACACCTCCTCCTCCTTATCATAGTTCAAGCAGTCCTAGCCCTACTTCAACTCCATCCATTATAGAGAGGTCAAAAACTAGACTTGTTCACTCACCTAATTCAAATTCTAAATCAAAATCTGAGGAAGAG GTTGAGGTGAAAGATAATGATTCATGGGGgacaagagaaaaaaataatgaatggagaaagaaagaagagaaCCAAGTTTGCAAACAAGTAGGGTGCTTTTCATGGATGATGAAAAGGAAAAGacataaagaaagaaataaagaaagaagaaCATCTTTTTCACTAAAGGGTTGCTAA